GTCGCTCTCGGCCGGCCGCGAGCCGTCTGGCTCTTCTCCGACCGCGACCGCCTCGAGGCCGAGACCGAGTAACTGCCGGAGGACGGCCTCCTCAGTCAACTCGTTTTCTCGGGCCAACGCTTCGACTTCACGCGCCCGCGCGTCGTCCAACACAACTGAGAACCGAGTCGGCATACGTCGTGGTAGTCGTTAGCACAGTATAAATCCTCGTCAGACTTCCGTCGGACGACGGAGAGTCGGCACACGACCAGGCGAGTCAGTGACAGAGGCTGGGTGACGACCACGGTCCAGACGAGAGCTACCACTCGGCATCACGGGAGAGAGACGAGTCCAGTCGTCGAAATATCGCTCGTGTAGACGAGGTATTGGCCCAGAAACTGGAACGCGTTGAACGCCCCGTGAACGAGAATCGGGACCACGAGATTGTGGGTCCGCCGGTAACTTTCCCCCAACACGAGGGCTAAGACGAACAGAATCGGCAGTGTCGTCACCAGCGGCGCGAGCCCGCTGGTGAGATACGCCGGAACGTGGACCAACGCGAAAATGGCGCTGGCGATGAGCACAGCGTGCAGCCGGGTAAAACGGGGATACAGTGACTTCTGGACGATATTCCGGTAAAAGATCTCTTCGGCTGGCGCGATCACCAGAAACGAAAGTGGGACGAGCATCAAGAAAATCTCGGGACTGTTGTTCTCACTGACAGTCTGGATGACGCTGTGGTCGGCCGTCGAGATATCGAGCGATTGAATGACGAGATTAATGACCATCAGCCCGCCCAGGAGAACGAAGAATCCGAGCAGGCTGTACCCGAGATCGCGCGGGCTCGGGAGCGAAACGTCAAGGAACGACAGATCGAGGTCGTGACGCCACAGATAGATCCCGGCCAGCACGACAAATCCGATACCACTCCCGATCGTTATCGCGGCGTACTCGTGTGTAGGCGTCACTGGGTCGATCACGAGCAACAGCGGTGAGGCAAACAGGAGTGCCAGCAGCTGGCTGCCAAACAGCCCGATCAGGGCCCAGAATCCGGCTCGAAGGACAAGCGACAGACGCTGCCGATCGGTCTCGTCGATCGCGACCATGAACGCATTGAGGGCCGGCAGCGTCAAAGGGGCTGCGTTCCCTGCGGTAGCGGCCGGGACTCGAACGGGTGTCCGGAATCGGGGCGTTTATTCGATGACGCTCGGTACGAACACTCGTGACGGACGACGATGCCTACAGTGGCGTGGTGGGAGCAATTCCCTACGCCTTTCGCTCGACTGACTCACGGCTCTGTCGATGGTACATCGTCGTCGGCGGTCTCGTCGGGGGCCTCATTACGCTCGTCTTTACCCTCGCCGTCCTCTCGCTGGTCGGCGGAACCGTCAGGACAGCCGGGGGCATGCTCACGAGTTCGCGTGCCTTCTACGTCCTCGTCGGGCTGTGTCTCGTCGGTCCCTTGCTTGCCCCGATGCTCCTGGTCGCCCGCAGCCATCGACACGGCAACGACGACACCCACTACGATCGCGCACTGGCGGGGACGGGCTTTCTGTTCGTCTGCTCGATTTATTTTGGGCTGGTCGCGTCGATGCCGCCGACGTTCCAGTTGAACGGCGAGACAGTTTCGCGCCCGCCCGCCGAAGGGCTCTTCGGCCCGATCGTCGAGTTCTTCTACGCCATTCCCGAGCCAGCCTGGCCGGTCGTTCCGGCCACCGCGGCGGCGATCATGATTGTCGTCCACCGGTTGTATCGGTGAAGGTCCACGATCCAGACCGGCGACTGCCGCCAGAACCGACGACGAAAAGGGCGTTGGACCCCTTGTTGGAGATATGAGCGAGAAGACGGGGACATTCGTAGTCACGAACGTCGACGAGGCCTCGGCAGTGGTAACCGACGTCGAAGACGCCCAGGTGCACACCCTCGCCGAGCACCCGGACTTGGAGCGAGACGAGATTCTCGAGGCGACGATTCGTCCCGAACCGCCGATGGACGTGACCTGGGAGCTGGTAGCGATTCACGATCGCCGGACCATTCCCGTCGAACACAATCCAGAAACGCCCACCAAACAGGCCCGGGAGCTCGCCACAGAGCAGTCCGTCGGTGACGTGACGCGGCGCGAACGGGCGGGCACGGGAGAGTTGCACGTGTTGACAGTCCCGCCCGAGCAAACGGCACAAGCGGTTACCGACGTCCGCGAAGACGACGCGACCCGCCGACAAGCCGCCAGACTGGGCGTCGATCGCGTCGAGATCCGTGCCGACGACGGTGTCCTCAGCGTACGATATCTTCCTGACTAACACCCAACAAGCGCCAGCCGCGCCCACGGTGAGATTGTGTTGCCGGCGTCTTCAGTCACTGCCAGTGCCGACAACGCTCTCCCAGTCGTGATCGAAGTGGGCACCTTCACGCTCGCGGGCGCTGGCTTCGACGGCGATGAACTCGGCGTTCTCACGGGCTTGCGGGATCGTGTGGCCGCCACAGTAGCTGAGTCCCGACCGGATGCCGGCCGCAAAGCGGTCGGCAACGTCCTCTAGAGGGCCGCTGTAGGGCGTCAGGCCTTCGACACCCTCGTCGGCGTCGGGGCCGTCGGTCTCCTTGTCGGTGCGGTCCTCGGCGGCGGCGGTCGTCGCCATCCCGCGTGAGCGTTTGTACTGCTCGCCGTCGACGTCGATTACCTCGCCGGGCGACTGGTCGGTCCCGGCGAACAGACTTCCCATCATCACGGTATCGGCACCGGCCATCAGTGCCTTGACGGCGTCACCCGAAGATCGAATGCCACCATCGGCGATGACGGGCATATCGAGGGCGGCAGCGGCGTCGGCACAGCGGTCGACGGCCGTGAGTTGCGGGACGCCGGCACCGGCGACTTTTCTGGTCGTACAGTGACTACCCGGCCCGACGCCGACTTTGACGGTGTCGGCACCGATGGCGTGGAGGTCCTCGACTGCTTGGGGAGTGGCCACGTTGCCGACGATCAGATTGTCGGGATCGTACTCGGCGACGAGCGTCTCGACGGCGTCGAGACACCGTTCCAGGTGGGCGTGGGCCACGTCGAGGACAATGGCATCAGCGCCGGCTTCGAGTGCCCGTTCGGTGCGTTCGAGATACCCCTCGGCGATCCCGACGGCCGCGCCGACGCGTTCACCGGCCTCGACGACCGCGCGAATCTCGGCTGCCTGTTCGTCGATCGCCAGGAAGCGATGGATCGTCCCGAACCCGCCCGCTCGGGAGATCGCAATCGCCGTCTCGCGTTCGGTGACGGAGTCCATCGGTGCCGAAAGCAGTGGTCGCTCGAGTTCGATACGCGGAGTCAACGGCGTCGAGAGGTCCACGTCGTCCCGGCTATCGACAGGGGAACGCTGTGGAACGAGCAAGACGTCCCCGTAGGAACGTCCAGTCGTGAGATCGTTCATTCCGAGCTATCGTTGGGACGATGCCACATAACGTCGTCGTTACGGGAGTGGTGGCGTCGCCGGGACGCTTTAGGAAGGCTTATTCAGGGCCGTACCACACCCACGGCCATGGTCGAGTTCGAGGTCCCGGAAATCGATTACACCCGGTACTCAAACCGGCAGCTTATGGCCGTGCCGCTGGCCGTATTGGCCGTCGCATTGGCCGTGCTGGCCGGCGCGTGGGTACTTACGGGGTCGCCGGTCGCACTCGGTATCGACTTTACCGGTGGATCCCAGATGACAGTACAGTCGACGATGTCGACAGCGGAACTGCAAAGTACGTTTTCGCCCGAACCGGTCTCCGTCCAGACAGTCCAATCGCAGGCCGACAGATATGTGCTGACGTTCGATCAATCGAATATCAATGAGCTGCGCGAGCAGGCTCAAACAGCCGGCATCTCCGTTCGAGGCAGCGGGTCGACACCTGCCTCGTTCGGCGCAGATAGCATGCGTATCGGGCTGGTAGGGATCGGAGTTGCGTTCTTGGGAATGAGCATCCTGGCGTTCGCCCTCTTTCGAACGTTCGTGCCGAGCATCGCGATCGTCATTTCGGCGTTCTCGGACCTGATGATCCCGCTTGCCGTGCTCAGTCTCCTGGGCGTGAAGCTCTCTCTCGGGACGATCGCGGGGCTCCTCATGCTGATCGGGTATAGCGTCGACTCGGATATCCTGTTGAACAACCACATCCTCAGGAGACGGGGTGAATTCTACGAGAGCACCTACCAGGCGATGCAAACGGGTGTGACGATGACGTTGACGTCGCTGGTGGCCATGCTCGTCATGGCAATCATGGCGACGTACTTCAACATTCAGATCATGGCACAGATCGGGTTCGTGCTCGTCATCGGTCTGGCCGCTGACTTGATGAATACGTACATGCTCAATCTGAGTCTCCTTCGCTGGTACAAGTTCCGCGGGGTGAACAAATGAATATCCGCGACAACTGGCGGATCGTCCTCCTGGCCGTCTTCGTTATCGGAAGTGGCGTTGCCCTGTTCGGGCCGGTTGCCGGTGGCGCGAGCGACGGCGGGGGACTGACTAACCTCCAGTACGGGATCCAACTCGACGGCGGGACGAGCCTGCAGGCGCCAGCAGTCGGAACGACAGCAGAAGGGGTAAACGTGAGTGTGGAAGACGAAACCACGCTTGCACAGAACGTTTCGGCTGCGGTGTCGGCCGATGCGATCGACGTCCGTGTCTCAGCGAGGTCACAAACGGTCGAAGTGTTCACGCGGAACGTCACCCAGGATCAGCTTCGAGACGCCCTCCTCGCCGAGGGCTATCAGCCCGAGACCGTCCGGGATGGCGTCACAGAGCAGACCCGCAAAGATATGGTGCGGGTCATCCAGGACAAGGTGCGAGAGTCCGCACTCAGTGGCGGGAGCGTCTCGACGATCAACGGCATCGAGGGGACGTTCATCTCGATTACGGCACCGGACCGAGACCAAGAAGAACTGGAAAGCCTCCTCGATGAACGTGGTGTCGTGCGCATCTATGCTGTGCATCCGGACAGTAACGGAACGTTCGTCCAGGATCAAGTACTCGAACAAGACGACTTCAAGAGCATTGGATTTGCACGGAAAGACCAGAGCGAAGCAGTCGTGCCCGTGACGATCCGGAATTCGGTCGCCGAGCGGTTCCAACAGGAGATGGTCGAGCACGGATTCGGACAGGCCCGCCGGTGTGGCGTCAATCGGGATACAGTGTCGAACATCTCGGAGGTAGACGACTACTGTCTGGTGACGACGTTGAACGATGAGGTCGTGTTCTCTGGCGGCGTCGAGCGAAATCTCGCCACCTCCTTTGCCAACGGTGAGTTCGCCAACGATCCGAACTTCCGGATGACCACCGGCCAAAATATGACCCAGGCGGAGGACCTCGAGATTAGCCTCCGGGCCGGGCGGCTACCCGCACCGCTCGACTTCGAGAACGCCAGGAGTCAGAGCCTCGAACCATCGATGGGCGAGGAGTTCCGTACCGACTCGCTGATTATCGGAATCATGGCTGTGCTGTCTGTGAGTGGCATGATCTACTTCCGGTACCGTGACCTGCGGGTCGCTTTGCCGATGATCGTCACGGCACTCTCGGAGGTGTTCGTCCTGCTCGGGTTCGTCGCGCTCGTCCAGTATCCGCTGAACCTCTCACACATCGCCGGCTTCATCGCCGTCGTCGGGACGGGGGCCGACGACCTGATCATCATCGCCGACGAGATCCTCCAGCGAGAGGAGATCACGACCGATCGGGCCTTCCAGAACAGATTCCGGAAGGCATTCTGGGTGATCGGGGCCGCGGCAGCGACGACGATCATCGCCATGAGTCCGCTGACGGTCCTCTCGCTCGGTGATCTGAGTGGGTTCGCCATCATCACGATCGTCGGCGTGCTGATCGGTGTGTTCATCACGCGGCCGGCTTACGGTGACATCCTCCGGAGCCTCATCTTAGACGAATAGCTCACCACGCTTGGGGGCAGTCGCGTCCGTATGCTTTTCCCCGCGGCTTGTGAACGACTGGCCAATGGTCGAAGACAGCGACCACTTCTACTGTGAGACCTGTGATCGTGAGGTCGCCCAGTCCGACGTGATTCGAACCAAGACGATGGGTGGCCTGGACCCCGACAACTGGCAGACGTTTTGCTGTCCCGAGTGTGGCAACCGCTTACAGACAGTGTTTGTCGGCGGCGAATGAGTCAGCGCCCCCTCAAAAGTCGTCGAGGGCAGCCTGATCGTCACCCGCCGCGTCACCCGGCTGGTCGGATCCACGCTGGAAGTCGTCGAGAGCAGCCTGATCAGCCTGAACCAGGACATCCTGACAGGTCTGCCAGCACTCGCGGGCACAGTCGGGTAAGTGGCCGTTCGTGTCGACGTACGATTCCAGAAACGCCCGTGTCGTTTCGTCGCCCGGATAGCCACTCCCGACAGCGCCGTATTCGTCTGCCAGGTCCGCGACGTGGGCGTCGCGTTCGACTTTGGCGACGATACTAGCTGCGCCGACGATCGGATAGCGCTCGTCAGCCCCGTGTTCGGCCCGGAGATCGGGTTCGGTATCGAGCCGATCGGCCACGCGGCGCTCGAACCGGACGGCGTTCGTGTCACCAGCGTCGAGGTGGGTTTCGAGGTCGTCGCTGGCGACTGGCGAGAGTGCCTCGGCGTGAGCAGCGACGGTGAGTGTGTTCATATCCGTTGCGGGGTCGTCGATCCGCTCGACGGTGATCTCGCTGACGGCGACCGCCTCGGCCCGCTCACGGATCGTCGCCGCGAGCGTCTCGCGTCGCTCCGCCGAGAGTGCCTTCGAATCGTCGACGTCCTCGGGAAGGGCGGCCGGATCGGCGACGACGCAGGCCGCGAACATCGACCCGAGGACCGGGCCTTTCCCGGCTTCGTCGACACCTGCCCGGAGACCCGCCTCGGCGTCTTCGGGTGTGTCGGTCCCGGTCATTCCGTTTCGGCGTCTCGCAGGAACCGGTCTTCGATGAACGGTTCGTCCTCGCCTTCGACGGTGAGGACGTCAAGCGCCGTGACTTCGGCGTCGACGCCAAGGAGACCGGCGAGACTCGGCTCGGTTCGCCCTTCGTCACCGGAGACGAGTTCCTTGACGTAGAGGCCGCCTTCGCCGTGGATCTCGATCGTGGCGTGGGTATCGTCGTCGAGTTCCCCGTCGATATCGTAGACGTCACGCGTCCGCACGATGTCGCCGCGACGATGAGCGACGCGGTTGGGCGTGCGTTGCTCGATCGTCGCCCCGTCGAGGTCGGCGAGGGCATTCTGGAGGGCCACCGGATCGACCGACGCGGCGAACTCGACGTCCATCCGGTAGGTCTTGCTCGCGTCCAGTTCTTTGACGCGTTCGACCATCCCGTGGGTGACCGCTTCCAGCCCCTCGACCTCGACTTTGCCGTCGGCGAAGTCGTTGATCTCGGTCTGGAGTGACTCGACGTCGACCGCCCGGGTTCGTGGCTCTTTGACTTCGATCACGAACGGGCGACCCGCCCCGAGCATGAGGGCGTCGACGTCCTCGCGGCCGGCGCCGTGGAAGACCGCCTCACGCCCGTCCATCGCGTCGGCAACGACCGGCGCGGTCAGCTCCTCGACGCTCTCGTCGTAGCGATAGCCCGTTCCGTCACAGCCATCGCAGGGCTCACCGTCGACTGTGCCCGTGGCGTTGCAGTCGTTGCAGGGCCACTCAGTCTGGGGAATATCGCGTTCGAGCTTTCGGTAGCGACCGTAGACGAACGCGGAGTTGACTTGCACGTCGACGCTGTCGGCATCGAGATCGACGAGCAGTTGGACGTCGGGACGCTCGAAGCCCACCTCGGCGTCGACGCGAGCGCCGACGCGCTTGCCGACCTCGCGGTTGACTTCCCGCTTGAGCGGTTCGCCAGCGTCGTCCTCGAGGCCGGCGTCATCGCGAAGCAGCGAGGCGTTCTCCTCGAGGAGTGGCGGAACGCGGGTCCCGACCTGGTAGGTGTCGAACTCGTACGGTTCGAGGGCGTCGACGATTCGGTCGGCCCACTCGTCGAAGCCCGCACAGACTCCTTCACAGACCCAGCAGTCTTCGGGCGGCTCGAAGGGGTCGTCCGCGGCGAGGGCGAGTGCCGTCCGCAGGCCCCGGCCTCGCTCGGCGTTGGTGAGACCGAAGCTCCGGTCGGCGACCGGCCGCCCCAGACAGGCATCACACAGCGGCCCCGTCGCCAGCGCGTCGCGAGCGTAGGAAAGTACGTCCATACGCCACCTGTAGCGAGGGGGCCGTAATTTCCTTTCGAGTCCGGTGGCCAAACGTGGCGCCTGTGTCGAGAAGAGCGACCGGCCGGTCACTCCACAACGGAGCGAATCGCTTTTGACCCGGAACGGACTGGCGACCGTAGACACAGATCCGTGAGTGACAGCGACGACGTCCCCGAAGGGGAACGCCAAGCCTTTTTCAGATCGGCCACGGCGCAGTCGTGACCTCGAGCGGTGTCTCCGTCCAGCGCGCTCTGGCAACGGCGACGGAGTTCGACCGCGCTTGAGGTGGCGCGGCCCCGTCAGACGCGGACCCACGGACAAGCGTTTGGCGGGTCCGGTCGCGCATGGTGACGATCGCGTCCACGAAAGATGCTGTCGGTGAGAACATATATGCCAGTCACCCGCCAACGTTCGGCCACGTAGGCGGTCATGAGCGACGACGAACGGAAGCTGCTGGATACGGCCGGAGACTACCGGTACGCGGTCCGAGACGGAACGGAAGTCTCTGCGTCCGACTGGCAGTCCTGTCGGTTAGTGGTGACCAACAAGCGACTGGTACTGGCCGCCAATGGGTCGAATCAGACGCTCCCGCACGGGCGCGTGACGATTCCCGACGACCCCGAGGAGTTCGTCAGCGACGTGGGCGAGACCATCCCGCTGCGGATGGGGTCGAACGTGATTGTGGCTTCTGCGGCGGACGATCCGGCGTTCATCCAGACGTACTGTCGGGCGAACGTCGGTGGCGAAGTGGTACTCGTCAGGCACCCGGCAGTCGTGGGTGGCGTCGTTCAGGAGGAGAGCGACTGGTCGAAAGCCCGATTCGTGATCGACGACGAGCGCTTCAGCCTACAGTTTCCCGATGGCGAAACGGTCGCGTGTGGGCTCGACGATATCGGGACAGTCGAGACAGAATCCCGGACGGTCATGGGCGAACAACGCGACGTCGTAGAAGTCGAACACACCGATAGCGATGACCGGAGCGTCGAAACTCACCTCTCGGGGACCGCTCGACACACCTCCGTCCTCCGGACGTTGTTCGATCACCTCGTCGAAGATCGCGACGGCGAGTACGAACTCACCGACACCGAAAGTCAAGTCCTGATGGCGCTGTACTCGGGCGTTTCGCCGTTCGAGATGGCTGACTTCGTGGGGATCAGCGTCGATGAAGTCGAGGAGATCTACCAGAAACTCCTGGAGGTTGGGGCCGTCGACGAGGTCCGGACGCGGACGGAAGTGTCGTTGAACGCCCAGGGCCGGAACATGGCGAGTGAAGCCATGAACGAGCAGTGATGGACCGTTCTACGCAGCACGCGATTCTTGGCTTCATAGCCGAACCGTCTCGGCACTAGATCCGAGTCATTTCGGAGAATGCCAATAAGAATGGAATGCCACAGCTGAATATTGGTAAGTCAAGTATTCACCCATCAGTAACCGTGAGATCACCTGCTGTTATCAGAACTGATTCCAGAGCGGAACGGTTAGGCTTCACAGTCGCCTAATAGTCTATATGTATCGTCACCGGGGGTTTGGATACCTGATTGTAATCGTCTCAGTGATCGCGGTTACGCTGTTGCTCCTCGTGAACCCCATTGGATCCGCGGCAGGTCAGCAACCGGTGACGACAGTCGAAGATGCGGACAATGCAACCGGGAGTAACGTCGCTTCCGAGCGTGTTTCGGTAATCGTCGAGTTCAAAAATACATCGGCACGAGAACAGGCGACGATTCCGGGAGAAGTCTCCGTAACGGGTGGGCAAAACATCACGTTCATGCCAGTGTTGTTTATGCAAGGACCGAGATCCGCTTTTGAAGCCCTCGAAGACCGGGCTAGCGTCATCGCAGTCAAAAGGGATTCCAGGGTCGCTGTTGAGCCCCCTCAGGCCACGGATCCGAGTGTGTCGACAAGTGAACAGGTATCGGCGGCAAACCAGGTTGTTCCATGGGGGGCCGACCGGATTTCCGCGCAGGACGGAAGAGAGGCCGTTTCTGAGACAGCCATCGGAGACGTCGACGTCGCAGTACTCGATACTGGAATCGATTATACGCACAGTGACCTAGAAACAGTTCGGTGGGGTGCAAACTTCTCGAACGGTGTCACGAGGTTCGGTCGCTCGACAGCACTGGACAATCAGGGACATGGAACCGCCGTGGCTGGCGTCGTCGCTGCAGCCGACGACGAGGACGACGTCGTCGGTGTTGCACCCGGAGTGGATCTGTACGCGATTAAAGTGATGAACCGATCCGGCGAAGGACGCCTCAGTTGGGTTATCAACGGCATCGATGCGGCCCTGAAAGGTGCAGACGGCGAACTCGGCACCAACGACGACGCGGAGGTACTGTCGTTGAGTCTCGGTTCGGCCACGGGTGCGAGTTCTTTACAGGACGCAATCAATGCAGCGAGCGACCACGCCGTTGTCGTCGCCGCGGCAGGGAATGGCGGAGACGGAGACGTGTCGACTGATGAGGTCACATACCCGGCCAGATACGACGGTGCGATAGCTGTCGCGGCCACCGATCGATCGGACGAGACGCCGGCGTTCAGTGCCGAGGGGGCGGCTGTCGAACTGGCAGCGCCTGGCGTCGACGTCACGACAACGTGGCTGGGTGGCGGGACGATCACCGCCTCAGGAACCTCTCTCGCGACGCCACACGTCGCAGGGACAGCGGCGATCGTGATTGCACAGGACCTCGAAGACGGTGATCGGGATCGATCGCCCAACGACGTTCGGACGGGGTTACAGGAGACAGCGATAGATATCGAGGGGGACGGGATCGACAAACGGAGTGGATACGGCCTGGTGAACGTGACTGCGGCCCTGGGGATCAAGCCCGCCGAACCGGCCACGTTCTCGATTGAGTCTCTCTCGCCAGGACCCGTCTCTATCGTCCACGGCGAGTCGGTCACCGTTTCGGCTACGATCACGAATACAGGTGGACAAGCCGGCACGGAGACGGTTGCGCTCCGACTCAACGGTTCGGTGATCGCTGAGCGATCGGTGACCCTAGATACCAACGAGTCCGAGACGATCACCATTGGAAATGTCTTTGCGGATTTGAGTCCAAATGACTACGAGTACAGTCTCTCTACCGGGAGTGAAAGCGTAACTGCATTGCTGACCGTCCAGAATCCCGCCCAGTTTGTCGTCAGGGAACTCTCGCCGGGCAACGTTTCGATTTCGTCAGGGGACACGGTGACGATCAATGGAAGTGTCAAAAACACTGGCGACGTGGCAGGAGCGCAAGTAGTCTCGGTCTGGTTCGACGACGAGGTGTTGACAGAGCGTAACCTATCATTGTCTGCTGGTGAAACCCAGGCGATACCGATCACTGACACCGAAGTGAGTGATTTCGATCCAGGATCGTACTCCTACGGGGTGAAGACTGAAAACGACAGTCGTTGGGCGACGCTTCGAATACGCCCGCACGACATCGCTGTCGTGACTCCGATCCGAGTCGTCCCGGGACGCAATGCAACAGTGAGCTACACGATATCAAACGACGATGCCGAAGTCGCCCAGAACGTCTCGCTCGCGGTCGAAGCGCAGTCTGCCGGCGTAACCGTGCGTCCGACGAATCAGTCCCTGCCGGATGGACTGCCAGCCGGCGCTGTCTGGACAACGAACGTCACGCTGGCAGTGGATCGTGACGTCCATCGAGGGGAGGTACGCGTTACTGGTGTCGCAACGCTCGATGGCGAGAGCGTGCGTGTGAACAAAACAGTCCCAGTGTCACGGACCGACGTGACGCTACATGCTCCGGATCGACTCACGACGACGCCCGGATCATCGGTAAACATTAGCTATACACTGGCAAACACGGGCCTTACCCAGCCGTCTGCGGGTGCGATCTCTCTCCCGTCGGTGACCGATCCGCTTTCGGTAAACGGATCCGACGCCGCGTTCCTTGGCCTCGGATCGCCGGTGCCAGCGCCCGGAGAATCGGTCGAGCACACCTTCCGACTTGACGTTCCAGCGTCGACACCATCCGGGACGTATGCGATCACCGGACAGGGGAATCTTGGTTCCGATGTTGCCGAGCAGACGAACACGACCATCGTCGTTCGCGACGGGATCGACCGGTTCGATCAGTACGAACCATCCGGTGAGATCGGTCTCCAGGACGTCCTGGCCACGATCAACGCGTACAACAACGGTGACCAGATCGGTGACGACGAAGTGAGTATCAGGGATGTCCTGGACGTGATTAGTGCGTATAATGACAGGAGTGACTAGTTGGTCGTATAAGCCGAAATCAAGTCGAGGACCTCTCGAATACTAACCTGTTCCCCGCCAATCGGTTCACCTTCATTGTATGCACT
The sequence above is drawn from the Halorhabdus sp. CBA1104 genome and encodes:
- a CDS encoding S8 family serine peptidase is translated as MYRHRGFGYLIVIVSVIAVTLLLLVNPIGSAAGQQPVTTVEDADNATGSNVASERVSVIVEFKNTSAREQATIPGEVSVTGGQNITFMPVLFMQGPRSAFEALEDRASVIAVKRDSRVAVEPPQATDPSVSTSEQVSAANQVVPWGADRISAQDGREAVSETAIGDVDVAVLDTGIDYTHSDLETVRWGANFSNGVTRFGRSTALDNQGHGTAVAGVVAAADDEDDVVGVAPGVDLYAIKVMNRSGEGRLSWVINGIDAALKGADGELGTNDDAEVLSLSLGSATGASSLQDAINAASDHAVVVAAAGNGGDGDVSTDEVTYPARYDGAIAVAATDRSDETPAFSAEGAAVELAAPGVDVTTTWLGGGTITASGTSLATPHVAGTAAIVIAQDLEDGDRDRSPNDVRTGLQETAIDIEGDGIDKRSGYGLVNVTAALGIKPAEPATFSIESLSPGPVSIVHGESVTVSATITNTGGQAGTETVALRLNGSVIAERSVTLDTNESETITIGNVFADLSPNDYEYSLSTGSESVTALLTVQNPAQFVVRELSPGNVSISSGDTVTINGSVKNTGDVAGAQVVSVWFDDEVLTERNLSLSAGETQAIPITDTEVSDFDPGSYSYGVKTENDSRWATLRIRPHDIAVVTPIRVVPGRNATVSYTISNDDAEVAQNVSLAVEAQSAGVTVRPTNQSLPDGLPAGAVWTTNVTLAVDRDVHRGEVRVTGVATLDGESVRVNKTVPVSRTDVTLHAPDRLTTTPGSSVNISYTLANTGLTQPSAGAISLPSVTDPLSVNGSDAAFLGLGSPVPAPGESVEHTFRLDVPASTPSGTYAITGQGNLGSDVAEQTNTTIVVRDGIDRFDQYEPSGEIGLQDVLATINAYNNGDQIGDDEVSIRDVLDVISAYNDRSD